A part of Sulfurifustis variabilis genomic DNA contains:
- a CDS encoding TerB family tellurite resistance protein, producing MLDAIRQFFDKNIRGETGDDASSEHRLRTATAALLVEMARMSTDVTDEERETVRRAVQDKFGLSAEETRELLRLGEEEARDATDYFQFTSLINESFTPEQKVRLVEHLWRVAYADGHLHVYEEHLVRKIADLIHVPHKAFIAAKLRAKELAT from the coding sequence GTGCTGGACGCCATCCGTCAGTTTTTCGACAAGAACATCCGCGGCGAGACGGGGGACGACGCGTCGAGCGAACATCGGCTGCGGACGGCGACGGCCGCGCTGCTCGTCGAGATGGCGCGCATGAGCACCGACGTCACCGACGAGGAGCGCGAGACGGTGCGCCGCGCCGTTCAGGACAAGTTCGGCCTGAGCGCGGAGGAGACGCGCGAGCTCCTGCGCCTCGGGGAGGAGGAGGCGCGCGATGCGACCGATTACTTCCAGTTCACCTCGCTGATCAACGAGTCCTTCACGCCCGAGCAGAAGGTGCGGCTGGTGGAGCACCTCTGGCGCGTGGCCTACGCGGACGGCCACCTGCACGTGTACGAGGAGCACCTCGTGCGCAAGATCGCCGACCTCATCCACGTGCCGCACAAGGCGTTCATCGCGGCGAAGCTGAGAGCGAAGGAGTTGGCCACCTGA
- a CDS encoding ExeA family protein codes for MYTQYFGLRENPFALPPDPRYLYLSLRHQEALAHLMYGITQAGGFVQLTGEVGTGKTMMIRALLERLPENVDVALILYPFLSVEEFVTAILDEFRIPRPERPESLKVLIDALNRFLIENHGKGRRTVLIIDEAQKLSREVLEQIRLLTNLETTKEKLLQILLVGQPELDHVLAQPDLRQLAQRITARYNLKSLLPKETAEYVIHRLRVAGAKQPIFTRSAIALLHRLSGGTPRLINVICDRALLGAYGLGRNVVTSAMVRRGAQEIGRAAPRRYAIAAGIAAIALLAAGLGGWQLSARLTPAPAAPEAIPVEVAPAPPPVAGGEPATANGGAAAETATEPAPARVEDLFNDPAIALDTESALAALFAQWRRDYARLEGKTGCQRAQSIGMRCVYGSGNWNRLRQLDRPAVIELLDAEGRRHHVLVTGIGDERVALEIGGKAREYAIADLDRYWYGKYLSLWTPPPGRHAAFKRGMRGPGVVWLRQALARFNGEPMPERASEVFDRALEEQVKAFQRRHGLDDDGIAGRGTLIHLDVYDGGRPTPRLARLARESS; via the coding sequence ATGTACACGCAGTACTTCGGCTTGCGCGAAAATCCCTTCGCGCTTCCGCCCGATCCGCGCTACCTGTACCTGAGCCTGCGCCATCAGGAGGCGCTCGCGCACCTCATGTACGGGATCACGCAGGCGGGCGGATTCGTCCAGCTCACGGGCGAGGTGGGCACCGGCAAGACCATGATGATCCGCGCGCTGCTGGAGCGGCTGCCGGAGAACGTCGATGTCGCCCTGATCCTGTATCCCTTCCTCTCCGTCGAGGAGTTCGTGACCGCGATCCTCGACGAGTTCCGGATCCCGCGACCCGAGCGGCCCGAGAGCCTGAAGGTCCTGATCGACGCCCTCAACCGGTTCCTGATCGAGAACCACGGCAAGGGCCGGCGCACGGTGCTCATCATCGACGAAGCGCAGAAGCTGTCGCGCGAGGTGCTCGAGCAGATACGGCTGCTCACGAATCTGGAAACGACCAAGGAGAAGCTGCTCCAGATCCTGCTCGTGGGGCAGCCCGAGCTCGACCACGTCCTCGCCCAGCCCGATCTGCGCCAGCTCGCGCAGCGGATCACCGCGCGCTACAACCTCAAGTCGCTGCTTCCGAAGGAGACCGCCGAGTACGTCATACACCGGCTGCGCGTGGCGGGCGCGAAGCAGCCGATCTTCACGCGCTCCGCGATCGCCCTGTTGCACCGGCTCTCGGGCGGCACGCCGCGTCTCATCAACGTGATCTGCGATCGCGCGCTGCTCGGCGCCTACGGTCTCGGCCGGAACGTCGTCACGAGCGCCATGGTGCGGCGCGGAGCGCAGGAGATCGGCCGCGCCGCGCCCCGGCGCTACGCCATCGCCGCCGGCATCGCCGCGATCGCGCTGCTCGCCGCGGGCCTCGGCGGCTGGCAGCTTTCGGCCCGGCTCACGCCGGCGCCGGCCGCGCCTGAGGCTATTCCCGTCGAGGTCGCACCCGCTCCGCCCCCGGTCGCCGGCGGCGAACCGGCGACCGCGAACGGCGGCGCCGCGGCCGAGACCGCGACCGAGCCGGCGCCGGCTCGCGTCGAGGACCTCTTCAACGATCCCGCGATCGCGCTGGATACCGAAAGCGCGCTCGCCGCGCTGTTCGCGCAGTGGCGCCGCGACTACGCGCGCCTCGAAGGCAAGACCGGTTGCCAGCGCGCGCAGAGCATCGGGATGCGCTGCGTCTATGGCTCCGGCAACTGGAACCGTCTGCGCCAGCTCGACCGGCCCGCGGTCATCGAGCTGCTCGACGCCGAGGGCCGGCGCCACCACGTGCTGGTGACCGGCATCGGCGACGAGCGCGTCGCGCTCGAAATCGGCGGCAAGGCGCGCGAGTACGCGATCGCCGATCTCGATCGCTACTGGTACGGGAAGTACCTTTCGCTCTGGACGCCCCCGCCCGGCCGTCACGCCGCGTTCAAGCGCGGCATGCGCGGGCCGGGCGTCGTCTGGTTGCGCCAGGCGCTCGCGCGCTTCAACGGCGAGCCCATGCCGGAACGCGCGAGCGAGGTGTTCGATCGCGCGCTGGAGGAGCAGGTAAAGGCCTTTCAGCGCCGTCACGGGCTCGACGACGACGGCATCGCGGGGCGCGGGACCTTGATCCACCTCGACGTCTACGACGGGGGCCGACCGACACCGCGCCTCGCGCGGCTCGCGCGGGAGAGCTCCTGA
- a CDS encoding phospholipase D-like domain-containing protein, which produces MNRGKAITVLLLGFGVALAWASCRQPADPAASRDARPPELAHFGPYDAGMNLREAYESLPRGGGERIGLRLIVPNMEAWSARWRLLEQARETLDISYFIVREDFFGAAFLGHLLAKARQGVRIRLLLDAQGSSMAGLSPRGNDWLDALANTGNVAIKLYRPLANRYLEALFTLNPVAAVASEHDKIVVVDGRRGMIGGRNISAEYFAHPSDMKDAFEDTDLILTGRSIADALTQAFESQYDSAGARKLPAERVDLADFADELTLAYRTMDAWIKGRPLDEFVQAATERKLAWPDEMKRYARLRGTYAAREPPDTVAETRILDSRTRLEARGDVIGEGLARLVQSASREILVQSPYLVLSEGAVATLEAAGRRGVRITIITNSPISSDNALSQAFFLEQWPELLARVPGLRIFVAGRPRNIHSKVAVFDDEVALVGTYNLDPVSMAVNSEIMAAVWSRAFARLAAAHPREQIAEGPPGLYEYRIERTASGQPVRGKDGRPVVAFGPKDHTSPSDWRKVQAYWAMLRAAEKLPGLAPLF; this is translated from the coding sequence ATGAACAGAGGCAAAGCGATCACCGTATTGTTGTTGGGGTTCGGCGTGGCGCTGGCATGGGCGAGCTGCCGGCAGCCGGCCGATCCCGCGGCGTCGCGCGACGCCCGGCCTCCTGAGCTCGCGCACTTCGGCCCGTATGATGCCGGAATGAACCTGCGCGAGGCCTACGAGTCCCTGCCGCGCGGGGGTGGAGAGCGGATCGGGCTGCGGTTGATCGTGCCCAACATGGAGGCCTGGTCGGCGCGCTGGCGCCTGCTCGAGCAGGCGCGCGAGACGCTCGACATCAGCTACTTCATCGTCCGAGAGGACTTTTTCGGCGCCGCCTTCCTCGGGCATCTGCTCGCCAAGGCGCGGCAGGGCGTGCGGATCCGGCTGCTGCTCGACGCGCAGGGCAGCTCCATGGCGGGCCTGAGCCCCCGCGGGAACGACTGGCTCGACGCGCTCGCCAACACCGGCAACGTCGCCATCAAGCTTTACCGCCCGCTCGCGAATCGCTACCTCGAGGCGCTGTTCACGCTGAATCCCGTCGCGGCGGTCGCCAGCGAGCACGACAAGATCGTCGTCGTCGACGGACGCCGGGGGATGATCGGCGGGCGGAACATCTCGGCCGAGTACTTCGCGCACCCGAGCGACATGAAGGACGCGTTCGAGGACACCGATCTCATCCTCACCGGGCGATCGATCGCGGACGCGCTCACGCAGGCATTCGAGTCCCAGTACGACAGCGCGGGCGCGCGCAAGCTGCCTGCCGAGCGCGTGGATCTCGCCGACTTCGCGGACGAGCTGACGCTCGCCTACCGGACGATGGACGCGTGGATCAAGGGCCGGCCGCTCGACGAGTTCGTTCAGGCCGCCACCGAACGCAAGCTGGCCTGGCCCGACGAGATGAAACGCTACGCGCGGCTGCGCGGCACGTACGCGGCCAGGGAACCCCCGGACACCGTCGCGGAGACGCGCATCCTGGACTCGCGCACGCGCCTGGAGGCGCGCGGAGACGTGATCGGCGAGGGCCTCGCGCGGCTGGTGCAGAGTGCCAGCCGGGAGATCCTGGTCCAGAGCCCGTACCTGGTGCTGTCCGAGGGCGCCGTCGCGACGCTCGAGGCGGCCGGACGCCGCGGCGTCCGGATCACGATCATCACGAACAGCCCGATCTCGAGCGACAACGCGCTGAGCCAGGCGTTCTTTCTCGAACAATGGCCCGAACTGCTTGCGCGCGTGCCCGGGCTGCGCATCTTCGTCGCCGGAAGGCCGCGGAACATCCACAGCAAGGTGGCCGTGTTCGACGACGAGGTGGCCCTCGTCGGCACCTACAACCTCGACCCCGTCAGCATGGCCGTGAACAGCGAGATCATGGCCGCGGTGTGGTCGCGCGCGTTCGCGCGCCTCGCCGCCGCCCATCCGCGCGAGCAGATCGCCGAAGGACCGCCGGGGCTGTACGAGTATCGTATCGAGCGAACCGCGAGCGGGCAGCCCGTCCGCGGCAAGGACGGCCGGCCGGTCGTCGCGTTCGGACCGAAGGACCATACGTCGCCCTCCGACTGGCGCAAGGTGCAGGCGTACTGGGCGATGCTGCGCGCCGCCGAGAAGCTGCCGGGTCTCGCTCCGCTGTTTTGA
- a CDS encoding general secretion pathway protein GspB: protein MSYILQALRRSEETQRSPEPPPIPATVPDLAEEPRRVFVWAAVVLAILGVAAAVAAGYYVYVGRGETASVAVPATPVVAKKKAEPSPRAAAAPEVGPRAGDKAAAVAEAPPALTPGPFVEPARRSEVRDLAEQLRVPPPRRTAKAPAAAPPIAPVSPRETVIPGPAPVAPPPVALVDDGIKFLRAMPPDFQRELPALVVNIHIYSPNEAERILYINNRQYQAGDRVREDIRVEAIVEDGAVLSFRGQRFKLPRPS from the coding sequence ATGTCGTATATCCTGCAGGCCCTGCGGCGGTCGGAGGAGACGCAGCGCTCGCCCGAGCCGCCGCCGATACCCGCCACCGTTCCGGATCTCGCGGAAGAGCCCCGTCGCGTTTTCGTCTGGGCGGCGGTCGTGCTGGCGATCCTGGGTGTGGCGGCGGCCGTCGCCGCCGGCTACTACGTGTACGTCGGCCGCGGCGAAACCGCGAGCGTGGCCGTGCCCGCGACCCCGGTCGTGGCGAAGAAGAAGGCGGAGCCTTCGCCTCGGGCCGCCGCGGCGCCGGAGGTCGGGCCGCGCGCCGGGGACAAGGCCGCCGCCGTCGCGGAGGCGCCCCCGGCGCTCACGCCGGGTCCCTTCGTGGAACCGGCCAGGCGCAGCGAGGTGCGTGACCTCGCCGAGCAGCTGCGCGTGCCGCCGCCGCGGCGAACCGCGAAGGCCCCGGCCGCCGCGCCGCCGATCGCGCCGGTGTCGCCTCGGGAAACCGTGATTCCCGGACCCGCGCCGGTCGCGCCGCCGCCGGTCGCGCTCGTGGACGACGGGATCAAGTTCCTGCGCGCGATGCCGCCCGACTTCCAGCGCGAGCTGCCCGCGCTCGTCGTCAACATCCACATCTACTCGCCGAACGAGGCGGAGCGCATTCTCTATATCAACAACCGCCAGTACCAGGCCGGCGACAGGGTGCGCGAAGACATCCGGGTCGAGGCGATCGTCGAGGACGGCGCCGTGCTCTCGTTCCGCGGTCAGCGCTTCAAGCTGCCACGACCCAGCTGA
- a CDS encoding FAD-dependent oxidoreductase, with product MKASRLAIALILAALILAFFVFDLGDFLRLEYLKARRDALEAYFLSRPWRTAAAYFAIYVAVTGLSLPGAAVLTLAGGAVFGLLWGTVIVSFASSIGATLAFLASRFLFRDAVQRRFGANLHAVNRGIERDGPFYLFTLRLVPLFPFFAINLLMGLTPIRTGLYYLVSQVGMLPGTLVYVNAGRELGRVESLAGLLSPGLIAAFVLLGVFPMAAKKTLEWARGRRALRGVPRPRRFDRNLIVIGAGSAGLVAAYIAAAVRAKVTLVEKHRMGGECLNTGCVPSKALIRSARFVAEAKRAREYGMRSASVEFDFAEVMERVQRVIRAVEPHDSAERYTRLGVECVPGEARVVSPYAVEVNGRTLTARNIVIATGSTPSVPAIPGIEEVGYLTSDTIWDLRELPRRLLVLGGGPIGCELAQCFARFGSAVTLVQRGARLLPREDAEFSAMLAGAFRAEGIDLRLEHTAVAFRRAPAGHVAVCEHDGGRVEIPFDRVLVALGRRANVKGFGLETLGIGTTADGGIEVDEYLRTRIPTIYACGDVAGPFRFTHVASHQAWYASVNALFGGMRRFRADYSVIPWCTFTDPEIARVGLNEHEARARGIAYEATTYDLADLDRAIADSEARGLVKVLSVPGKDRILGATIAGSHAGEIIAEYVAAMRHGLGLNKILSTIHIYPTFAEANKYAAGAWKRAHAPEGMLRLLERYHAWRRG from the coding sequence ATGAAAGCGAGCCGCCTCGCCATCGCCCTGATCCTCGCGGCGCTGATCCTCGCCTTCTTCGTTTTCGACCTCGGCGATTTTCTCCGACTCGAGTACCTCAAGGCCCGGCGCGACGCCCTCGAGGCGTACTTCCTGTCGCGGCCGTGGCGAACCGCGGCCGCCTACTTCGCGATCTACGTGGCCGTGACCGGGCTTTCGCTGCCCGGCGCGGCGGTGCTCACGCTCGCGGGCGGCGCTGTCTTCGGCCTGCTGTGGGGCACGGTCATCGTCTCCTTTGCATCCAGCATCGGCGCGACGCTCGCTTTCCTGGCCTCGCGCTTCCTGTTCCGCGACGCGGTGCAGCGGCGCTTCGGCGCGAACCTGCATGCGGTGAACCGGGGCATCGAGCGCGACGGACCGTTCTATCTTTTCACGCTGAGGCTGGTGCCGCTCTTTCCCTTCTTCGCCATCAATCTGCTGATGGGCCTGACGCCCATCCGCACCGGGCTCTACTACCTCGTCAGCCAGGTCGGCATGCTCCCGGGCACGCTCGTCTACGTGAACGCCGGCCGCGAGCTCGGGCGCGTCGAGTCGCTGGCCGGCCTGCTCTCGCCCGGGCTGATCGCGGCGTTCGTCCTGCTCGGCGTGTTCCCCATGGCGGCGAAGAAAACGCTGGAGTGGGCGCGCGGGCGGCGCGCCCTGCGCGGCGTTCCGCGCCCGCGCCGTTTCGACCGCAACCTGATCGTGATCGGCGCCGGCTCGGCCGGCCTGGTCGCCGCCTACATCGCGGCGGCCGTGCGCGCGAAGGTGACCCTCGTCGAGAAGCACAGGATGGGCGGCGAGTGCCTGAACACCGGCTGCGTTCCCTCGAAAGCGCTCATCCGCTCGGCCCGCTTCGTCGCCGAAGCGAAGCGCGCGCGCGAATACGGAATGCGATCCGCGAGCGTCGAGTTCGACTTCGCGGAGGTCATGGAGCGGGTGCAGCGCGTGATACGCGCGGTCGAGCCCCACGACTCGGCCGAGCGCTATACGCGCCTCGGCGTCGAATGCGTCCCCGGCGAAGCGCGCGTCGTGTCGCCGTACGCCGTCGAGGTGAACGGGCGCACGCTCACCGCGCGCAACATCGTGATCGCCACGGGATCGACGCCGTCCGTGCCGGCGATCCCGGGTATCGAGGAAGTCGGCTACCTCACCTCCGACACGATCTGGGACCTGCGCGAGCTCCCGCGGCGGCTGCTCGTGCTCGGAGGCGGCCCGATCGGCTGCGAGCTCGCCCAATGCTTCGCGCGCTTCGGCTCCGCCGTCACGCTCGTGCAGCGCGGCGCGCGCCTGCTCCCGCGCGAAGACGCCGAGTTTTCCGCGATGCTCGCCGGCGCCTTTCGCGCGGAAGGCATCGACCTGCGGCTCGAGCATACGGCCGTCGCCTTTCGCCGCGCGCCGGCCGGGCACGTCGCGGTGTGCGAGCACGACGGCGGGCGCGTCGAGATTCCTTTCGATCGCGTCCTCGTCGCGCTCGGCCGACGCGCGAACGTGAAGGGCTTCGGACTCGAGACGCTCGGCATCGGGACGACGGCCGACGGCGGGATCGAGGTCGACGAGTACCTGCGCACGCGCATCCCCACCATCTACGCCTGCGGGGACGTGGCCGGTCCCTTCCGCTTCACGCACGTCGCCTCCCATCAGGCGTGGTACGCATCCGTCAACGCCCTCTTCGGCGGGATGCGCCGCTTTCGCGCCGACTACTCGGTGATTCCCTGGTGCACGTTCACCGATCCCGAGATCGCGCGCGTGGGCCTTAACGAGCACGAGGCCCGCGCGCGCGGCATCGCGTACGAAGCGACGACGTACGATCTCGCGGACCTCGACCGCGCCATCGCGGACAGCGAGGCGCGCGGGCTGGTGAAGGTGCTCAGCGTGCCCGGCAAGGATCGGATACTCGGCGCGACCATCGCCGGCTCACATGCGGGCGAGATCATCGCCGAGTACGTGGCCGCCATGCGCCACGGCCTCGGGCTCAACAAGATCCTCTCGACGATCCACATCTACCCGACCTTCGCGGAGGCGAACAAGTACGCGGCGGGCGCGTGGAAGCGGGCGCACGCGCCGGAAGGGATGCTGCGGTTACTGGAGCGATATCATGCCTGGCGGCGGGGATAG
- a CDS encoding ribonuclease HII, with the protein MALDLQKLAISEIRARLLKDDGPVSPQLLNALKRDARRGVRDLYTLAKRRADRAREERARLDAMLNFERVLWKSGVKYIAGVDEVGVGPLAGPVVAAAVVFAPDTSIDGVDDSKRLDPERRRELADRIRDSALGIGIGAATVEEIDRLNVYQAGLLAMRRAVEALPLPPQHVLVDARTIPGVAAPQNPFTKGDGINFSIAAASIVAKTHRDRLMEECDPQYPEYGFARHKGYSTPEHQAAIRRYGPCPLHRVSYPFIRELRGQYSPLFYELQALLARARTAKQLDAVERRFKTCSEELGEHEARKLKLVLSRRWKAL; encoded by the coding sequence GTGGCCCTCGACCTGCAAAAGCTCGCCATTTCCGAAATCCGCGCACGCCTGCTCAAGGACGACGGACCGGTTTCGCCCCAACTCCTGAATGCGCTCAAGCGCGACGCCCGTCGCGGCGTACGCGACCTGTATACGCTCGCCAAACGGCGCGCCGATCGCGCGCGCGAGGAGCGGGCGCGGCTCGACGCGATGCTCAACTTCGAGCGCGTGCTGTGGAAGTCGGGCGTGAAGTACATCGCGGGCGTGGACGAGGTGGGCGTCGGCCCGCTCGCCGGACCCGTGGTCGCCGCCGCCGTGGTGTTCGCGCCGGACACGTCCATCGACGGCGTGGACGACTCGAAGCGCCTCGATCCGGAGCGGCGCCGGGAGCTCGCCGATCGCATCCGGGACAGCGCCCTCGGGATCGGCATCGGCGCCGCCACCGTGGAGGAGATCGACCGGCTCAACGTCTACCAGGCGGGCCTGCTTGCGATGCGGCGCGCGGTCGAGGCCCTCCCGCTGCCGCCGCAGCACGTGCTGGTCGATGCGCGCACTATCCCCGGCGTCGCCGCTCCGCAGAACCCGTTCACGAAGGGCGACGGCATCAATTTCTCCATCGCGGCCGCCTCGATCGTGGCCAAGACGCACCGCGACCGGCTGATGGAGGAGTGCGATCCGCAGTATCCGGAGTACGGCTTCGCGCGCCACAAGGGTTACAGCACTCCCGAGCACCAGGCCGCGATCCGCAGGTATGGACCCTGCCCGCTGCACCGCGTCTCGTACCCCTTCATCCGCGAGCTGCGCGGGCAGTACTCGCCGCTCTTCTACGAGCTCCAGGCGCTGCTCGCCCGCGCGCGCACCGCGAAGCAGCTGGATGCGGTCGAGCGCCGCTTCAAGACCTGCTCCGAGGAGCTCGGCGAGCACGAGGCGCGGAAGCTGAAGCTCGTGCTGTCGCGGCGCTGGAAGGCCCTCTAG
- a CDS encoding CBS domain-containing protein, protein MLAREVMSGNIKMIPSNTSVQAAAELMRQMDVGILPVAEEGRLVGTLTDRDIAVRAVAQGADPKATPTREIMSRDVVSCYDDQDAREVARVMERNKVRRVVVVNRDNEAIGLISVDDLAVHPETRMLADEVVMQFSKHH, encoded by the coding sequence ATGCTGGCCAGGGAAGTCATGTCGGGCAACATCAAGATGATCCCGAGCAACACGAGCGTCCAGGCCGCGGCGGAGCTGATGCGGCAGATGGATGTCGGCATCCTGCCCGTGGCCGAGGAAGGGCGCCTGGTGGGCACGCTCACGGATCGCGACATCGCGGTGCGCGCCGTGGCGCAGGGCGCCGACCCGAAGGCGACGCCGACGCGCGAGATCATGAGCCGCGACGTGGTGTCGTGCTACGACGACCAGGATGCCCGCGAGGTCGCGCGGGTGATGGAGCGGAACAAGGTGCGGCGCGTGGTGGTGGTGAACCGCGACAACGAGGCGATCGGCCTCATCTCGGTCGACGACCTCGCCGTCCATCCCGAGACCAGGATGCTCGCCGACGAGGTCGTGATGCAGTTTTCGAAGCACCACTGA
- a CDS encoding NUDIX hydrolase, with protein MKYCSLCGAPVEQRVPDGDNLPRHVCGQCGTIHYTNPKVVVGCIPRWEDRILLCRRAIEPRLGLWTLPAGFLENEETTIEGAMRETLEEASARVEVKDLYTLFNLPHVNQIYVMFLGDLLDLDYGPGPESLEVDLYREEEIPWDRIAFPVVEQTLRLFYEDRRRGSFGVHTGDIRRLPGEGRVYDIRMLKGR; from the coding sequence GTGAAATACTGCAGTCTCTGCGGGGCGCCGGTCGAGCAACGCGTCCCGGACGGCGACAATCTCCCGCGCCACGTCTGTGGCCAGTGCGGCACGATCCACTACACCAACCCGAAGGTGGTGGTCGGGTGCATTCCGCGCTGGGAAGACCGCATCCTCCTGTGCCGGCGCGCGATCGAGCCGCGCCTCGGTCTGTGGACGCTCCCCGCGGGTTTCCTGGAGAACGAGGAAACCACGATCGAAGGCGCCATGCGCGAGACGCTCGAGGAGGCGTCCGCGCGCGTCGAGGTGAAGGACCTCTACACGCTCTTCAACCTGCCGCACGTCAACCAGATCTACGTGATGTTCCTCGGCGACCTGCTCGACCTCGACTACGGCCCGGGACCGGAAAGCCTCGAGGTCGACCTGTATCGCGAGGAGGAAATTCCCTGGGATCGCATTGCCTTCCCGGTGGTCGAGCAGACCCTGAGGCTGTTCTACGAGGACCGGCGGCGCGGGAGCTTCGGCGTGCACACCGGTGACATCCGCCGCCTTCCGGGGGAGGGGCGGGTCTACGACATACGGATGCTGAAGGGGCGCTGA
- a CDS encoding endonuclease/exonuclease/phosphatase family protein, which yields MQLLAVVLFALLLVACSPPVEESALGSRLVSAPCVAGAAAWMIGDDPAQVDVPPDAPALRVATYNLHSGLGYQRALRRSRGEVERNLRGIAAAIARAGAEPVDVVGLNEVDFDSRRSGGFDQAAFIADELERLTGARYRVVYGETRRRRVPGFELRFGNAALVRHPVLHDNACLYDSASNCTVTGKTASFPVLHAGGFGHELAHEGRGVITLTIEFHGRLLDVLVTHLEAFALADREAQAAHLVRHFIQPDRTTVLLGDINAVPTALTYGRAFFAADRTHDILTSGPLADARVLRASMAREADWTAWATYPARRPVWPLDAVLGSLDLVPNEVQAIGEGESDHRGFYVEYRVADAAPVLEAQRARHDAIRRRQLAQILRCDLAGEEGERRGKLRWLAEGTGFLDIATAVERELLSAKRGAP from the coding sequence ATGCAGCTACTCGCCGTCGTCCTGTTCGCCCTGCTCCTCGTCGCCTGCTCGCCTCCCGTGGAAGAGAGCGCCCTCGGGAGCCGCCTGGTGAGCGCGCCCTGCGTGGCCGGGGCCGCGGCCTGGATGATCGGGGACGACCCGGCGCAGGTCGACGTGCCGCCTGACGCGCCCGCGCTGCGGGTGGCGACCTACAACCTGCACAGCGGCCTGGGATACCAGCGGGCCTTGCGCCGGTCCCGCGGCGAAGTCGAGCGCAACCTGCGCGGCATCGCCGCGGCGATCGCCCGTGCCGGCGCCGAGCCGGTCGACGTCGTGGGATTGAACGAGGTCGACTTCGACAGTCGCCGCAGCGGCGGCTTCGATCAGGCGGCATTCATTGCCGACGAGCTCGAGCGCCTGACGGGCGCGCGTTACCGCGTCGTGTACGGCGAGACGCGGCGCCGCCGCGTCCCGGGATTCGAGCTGCGGTTCGGCAACGCGGCGCTCGTCCGGCATCCGGTCCTGCACGACAACGCCTGCCTCTACGACAGCGCATCGAACTGCACCGTCACGGGAAAGACCGCGAGCTTTCCGGTCCTGCACGCGGGCGGCTTCGGCCATGAGCTGGCGCACGAGGGCCGGGGGGTGATCACGCTCACGATCGAGTTCCACGGGCGCTTGCTCGACGTGCTCGTGACCCACCTCGAGGCGTTCGCGCTCGCCGACCGCGAAGCGCAGGCGGCGCATCTCGTCAGGCACTTCATCCAGCCGGACCGCACGACGGTGCTGCTCGGCGACATCAATGCCGTGCCCACGGCGCTGACCTACGGGCGCGCCTTCTTCGCGGCCGACCGCACGCACGACATCCTCACGAGCGGCCCGCTCGCCGATGCGCGCGTCCTGAGGGCCTCCATGGCGCGGGAGGCGGATTGGACGGCCTGGGCGACGTATCCCGCGCGGCGTCCGGTGTGGCCGCTCGACGCGGTGCTCGGCTCCCTGGACCTCGTGCCGAACGAGGTCCAGGCGATCGGGGAGGGCGAGTCGGATCATCGGGGGTTCTACGTGGAATACCGCGTCGCGGACGCCGCGCCCGTCCTCGAGGCGCAGCGCGCACGTCATGACGCCATCCGGCGCCGACAGCTGGCGCAGATCCTGCGCTGCGATCTCGCCGGAGAGGAGGGCGAGCGGCGCGGCAAGCTGCGATGGCTCGCCGAGGGCACGGGCTTTCTCGACATCGCCACGGCCGTCGAGCGGGAGTTGCTGTCGGCGAAGCGGGGAGCGCCCTAG